In the genome of Pseudomonas sp. LBUM920, one region contains:
- a CDS encoding proline dehydrogenase family protein, with protein sequence MNDIDNSLLATLALKKLAANKTYRDLFLASDTLRDFLRPAALRYIISEDRMEMLDKLAALQGKGYRTGVEYVGEEATTLAEVTTATDEYLKLIDLMALHPTLAEPPQLGFDLSNVGTIISRELAIENCSKILAHAADKEVGVILSMERSQWTDSILDIFMHLSARFANLGITLQAQLNRTPDDLAQVLATGCKVRLVKGVYAEPAAIALPRGAQLNERYLGLLDRINGASTNYAFATQDPLLVKEILASGIASRGELEMLHGVRPELIKAVKDQGQVKTRVSAVYGTNWYLHLLHRVAEFPQNIFLALDDVASPRPSETANHY encoded by the coding sequence ATGAATGACATCGACAACAGCCTGCTGGCAACCCTGGCGCTGAAGAAACTGGCGGCGAACAAGACGTACCGCGACCTGTTCCTGGCCAGTGACACGCTGCGCGACTTCCTGCGCCCGGCCGCCCTGCGCTACATCATTTCCGAAGACCGCATGGAGATGCTCGACAAGCTGGCCGCCCTGCAAGGCAAAGGCTATCGCACCGGCGTCGAATACGTCGGTGAAGAGGCCACCACCCTGGCCGAGGTGACCACGGCCACCGACGAATACCTGAAGCTGATCGACCTGATGGCGCTGCACCCCACACTGGCCGAGCCGCCACAGCTGGGTTTTGACCTGTCCAACGTCGGCACGATCATTTCCCGTGAACTGGCGATCGAGAACTGCTCGAAGATCCTTGCCCATGCAGCCGACAAGGAGGTCGGTGTGATCCTCAGCATGGAGCGGTCCCAGTGGACCGACTCGATCCTGGATATCTTCATGCACCTGAGTGCACGTTTTGCCAACTTGGGTATCACCCTGCAGGCGCAGTTGAACCGTACGCCCGATGACCTGGCGCAAGTGCTCGCAACGGGCTGCAAAGTGCGCCTGGTCAAGGGCGTCTATGCTGAGCCTGCTGCGATTGCCTTGCCGCGCGGTGCGCAATTGAACGAGCGTTACCTGGGGCTGTTGGACCGCATCAACGGCGCCAGCACGAACTACGCGTTCGCCACCCAGGACCCGCTGCTGGTGAAGGAGATTCTCGCCAGCGGGATTGCCAGCCGAGGCGAGCTGGAGATGCTGCACGGCGTGCGCCCCGAGCTGATCAAGGCGGTCAAGGACCAAGGCCAGGTCAAGACGCGTGTTTCAGCGGTCTACGGCACCAACTGGTACCTGCACCTGCTGCACCGCGTGGCCGAGTTCCCACAGAATATTTTTCTGGCGCTGGATGACGTGGCCTCGCCACGGCCTTCCGAAACCGCCAATCACTACTGA
- the cyoD gene encoding cytochrome o ubiquinol oxidase subunit IV, which produces MANAHSHDHDSHDASHGSVKSYAIGFILSVILTLIPFGLVMYPTLPKSITLMIVLAFAVIQVLVHLVYFLHLDRSKEQRDNVIAFVFAGLVILLLVGLSIWIMFSIHTFMMAK; this is translated from the coding sequence ATGGCTAATGCACACTCCCATGACCATGACAGCCATGATGCGAGCCACGGCAGCGTTAAGTCGTATGCCATCGGCTTCATCCTGTCGGTAATCCTGACGCTCATCCCGTTTGGTCTGGTGATGTACCCGACCCTGCCGAAGTCCATCACGTTGATGATCGTTCTGGCATTCGCGGTGATTCAGGTTCTGGTTCACCTGGTGTACTTCCTGCACCTGGATCGTTCCAAAGAGCAGCGCGATAACGTGATTGCGTTTGTGTTCGCAGGCCTTGTGATCCTGCTGCTGGTTGGTCTGTCGATATGGATCATGTTCAGCATCCACACGTTCATGATGGCGAAGTGA
- a CDS encoding DUF6622 family protein: protein MLDILQGTPLWVYAVYLWICYYGIKACLGGRENRRALIILPVVLVVWSLTSLTPSMLSSSAWIGGALMGSLLGMLLFNAEGARLDADGDTLVLPGTWKTLLISQLFFAAKYCFGYQQAVHPLFLSTPAMLVAVGGVSGFTVGLFCGRALRLQRALTALRRDKGIVLP from the coding sequence ATGCTCGATATTCTTCAAGGCACGCCCCTTTGGGTGTACGCCGTTTACCTGTGGATTTGTTACTACGGCATCAAGGCCTGCCTGGGCGGGCGCGAGAATCGTCGCGCGTTGATAATCCTGCCGGTGGTGCTGGTGGTGTGGTCGCTGACGTCGCTGACGCCGTCGATGCTGTCGAGCAGCGCCTGGATCGGCGGCGCGTTGATGGGCAGCCTGCTGGGCATGTTGCTGTTCAACGCAGAAGGCGCAAGGCTCGACGCCGATGGCGACACCCTGGTGCTGCCAGGCACGTGGAAAACCTTGCTGATCTCGCAGTTGTTCTTTGCAGCGAAGTATTGCTTCGGCTACCAGCAGGCGGTGCATCCGCTGTTTTTGAGCACGCCAGCGATGCTGGTGGCGGTGGGCGGTGTCTCGGGGTTTACCGTTGGTCTGTTCTGTGGACGCGCCCTGCGGCTGCAGCGGGCGCTGACGGCGTTGCGCCGCGACAAGGGCATTGTGCTGCCTTGA
- the cyoE gene encoding heme o synthase translates to MSLKHFIQITKPGIIFGNVLSVAGGFFLASKGHVDLAIFLAAMIGTSLVVASGCVFNNCIDRDIDIKMERTKNRVLVQGLISLKLALLFATVLGVAGVVLLYKVANPLAALFAVIGFVIYVGLYSLYLKRKSVHGTLVGSLSGAMPPVIGYVAVTNSFDMAALVLLVMFSLWQMPHSYAIAIFRFNDYLAASIPVLPVKRGIQVAKKHILLYILAFLVATLMLTFSGYAGMSYLAVAAAMGMYWLYMAWTGYKAVDDTVWARKLFVFSIFTITALSVMMSLDFQVPKELLLTYAH, encoded by the coding sequence ATGTCGCTTAAGCACTTTATCCAAATCACCAAACCGGGGATCATTTTCGGTAACGTGCTTTCTGTGGCAGGCGGTTTCTTCCTGGCCTCCAAGGGACATGTCGATCTGGCCATCTTCCTGGCTGCAATGATCGGCACCTCCCTGGTGGTAGCTTCCGGTTGTGTATTCAACAACTGCATTGACCGCGACATCGATATCAAGATGGAACGCACCAAGAACCGCGTGCTGGTCCAGGGCCTTATCTCCCTGAAACTGGCACTGCTGTTCGCGACCGTCCTGGGTGTTGCCGGCGTCGTGTTGTTGTACAAGGTGGCCAACCCGTTGGCGGCGCTGTTTGCCGTGATCGGCTTTGTCATCTACGTCGGCCTTTACAGCCTGTACCTCAAGCGCAAGTCGGTTCACGGCACGCTGGTGGGCAGTCTGTCGGGGGCGATGCCGCCGGTGATTGGTTATGTGGCTGTGACCAATAGCTTCGACATGGCCGCGCTGGTGCTGCTGGTGATGTTCAGCCTGTGGCAGATGCCGCACTCTTATGCCATCGCGATTTTCCGCTTCAATGACTACCTGGCGGCTTCGATCCCGGTTCTGCCGGTCAAGCGTGGCATCCAGGTGGCCAAGAAACACATCCTGCTCTACATCCTGGCCTTCCTCGTGGCGACCTTGATGTTGACCTTCAGTGGCTATGCCGGCATGAGCTACCTCGCCGTCGCTGCCGCCATGGGCATGTACTGGTTGTACATGGCCTGGACCGGCTACAAGGCGGTGGATGACACCGTCTGGGCGCGCAAGCTGTTCGTGTTCTCGATCTTCACCATCACCGCGCTCAGCGTGATGATGTCCCTGGATTTCCAGGTACCGAAAGAGCTGTTGCTGACCTACGCACACTGA
- a CDS encoding MFS transporter → MMGTYRALRGLNGRLQSLFLITLVFRMGTMAFPFYAAYLIHQHAVSAGTAGLLVGVYGAGALFVDLIIGAVIKRFSANRVILGSLLLNAVLLLIIPSVDNTAALFVLSFLWGACYEAFTPATFSETVTHSSSETRKVAFSCNRLAINIGMAIGPLLGSLIFLSNADAVFYLNAALSLVSFVACLRFGRAVPVAPVTTLAGKGNGLPERAPHERSRLLVILLAALPVHIAYALPPTFLSAYIINYTELPAYYVGIIFFINALLVILFEVPINQRMSHLSSSRSLVAGFLVAGVGFFLMGFSHIGALLLVATVLWSLGEMIVFPGITHYVSSISSRHTVDRNLGYYSAGVNIGVMITPSLAFMLVSQPSLPSPWLLAGTVLLLFAVAVGVMKSSTLLWNKEA, encoded by the coding sequence ATGATGGGCACCTATCGCGCGTTACGCGGGCTCAACGGTCGGTTGCAGTCGCTGTTCCTGATTACCCTGGTGTTCCGCATGGGCACCATGGCGTTCCCTTTCTATGCGGCGTACCTGATTCATCAGCACGCCGTGTCGGCGGGCACGGCTGGCTTGCTGGTCGGGGTGTACGGCGCGGGTGCGCTGTTTGTGGACTTGATCATCGGCGCGGTGATCAAGCGCTTTTCCGCCAACCGGGTGATCCTCGGTTCGTTGCTGCTCAATGCCGTGCTGTTGCTGATCATTCCTTCAGTGGACAACACGGCCGCGCTGTTTGTGTTGTCGTTTCTGTGGGGCGCCTGTTACGAGGCGTTCACGCCGGCGACGTTCTCCGAAACCGTCACCCACAGCAGCAGTGAGACGCGCAAAGTGGCGTTCTCCTGCAACCGTCTGGCCATCAACATCGGCATGGCCATCGGGCCACTGTTGGGCAGTCTGATATTCCTCAGCAACGCGGACGCAGTGTTCTACCTCAACGCCGCCTTGTCGTTGGTGTCGTTCGTCGCCTGCCTGCGGTTTGGACGCGCGGTTCCGGTGGCACCGGTGACCACACTCGCCGGCAAGGGCAATGGGTTGCCGGAGCGCGCGCCGCATGAGCGGTCGCGGTTGCTGGTGATCCTGTTGGCGGCATTGCCGGTGCACATTGCCTACGCGCTGCCGCCGACTTTCCTGTCGGCCTACATCATCAATTACACCGAGTTGCCGGCTTACTACGTCGGCATCATTTTCTTTATCAATGCATTGTTGGTGATTCTGTTCGAGGTACCGATCAACCAACGCATGTCGCACCTGTCGAGCAGCCGCTCGTTGGTGGCCGGTTTCCTGGTAGCCGGCGTGGGGTTTTTCCTGATGGGGTTCAGTCACATCGGCGCGTTGCTGCTGGTGGCCACTGTGCTCTGGAGCCTGGGCGAAATGATCGTGTTTCCCGGCATCACCCACTACGTCAGCAGTATTTCCAGTCGCCATACCGTGGACCGCAACCTCGGTTACTACTCGGCGGGCGTCAACATCGGGGTCATGATCACCCCGTCGCTGGCGTTTATGTTGGTGTCCCAGCCGTCCTTGCCTTCGCCGTGGCTGCTGGCCGGCACCGTATTGCTGCTGTTCGCGGTGGCGGTGGGCGTGATGAAAAGCTCGACACTTTTGTGGAACAAGGAAGCGTGA
- a CDS encoding LuxR family transcriptional regulator produces MRSDGQSSNTMSIQPADVRQLLDAELTRRGLGHFEVYQCGPTLDEAEIITNYPDALDRSDSADDFYQRGQLLSLSKERVKPFFWSDENILAPAAEAVPVPGPCAPVGEGASFIVHGNRGFYSILNLCSFGEDQQFRDTVLANKSELQMLLVSVYDEALESCATVTPAPIQETVLTPRETEVLSWTSLGKTYNEIALLTSMSPRTVKFHMKNIFSKLDVTNGKSAIRKALNLGYIREQA; encoded by the coding sequence ATGCGAAGCGATGGCCAATCCAGCAACACCATGTCCATACAGCCCGCCGATGTGCGCCAATTGCTCGATGCCGAACTGACCCGGCGCGGCCTGGGGCACTTCGAGGTGTATCAGTGTGGGCCGACACTGGATGAAGCAGAGATCATCACCAACTACCCCGACGCGCTGGACCGCTCCGACTCGGCGGACGATTTTTACCAGCGTGGCCAACTGCTGTCCTTGTCCAAGGAGCGGGTTAAACCTTTTTTCTGGAGCGATGAAAACATCCTCGCGCCTGCCGCAGAAGCGGTGCCGGTGCCTGGGCCCTGTGCACCGGTGGGCGAGGGCGCGAGCTTTATCGTGCATGGCAACCGCGGTTTTTACTCGATCCTCAACCTGTGCAGCTTCGGCGAAGACCAGCAGTTTCGCGACACGGTGTTGGCCAACAAAAGTGAGCTGCAGATGCTGCTGGTCTCGGTCTACGACGAGGCCCTCGAAAGCTGCGCCACGGTCACGCCTGCGCCGATACAGGAAACGGTACTGACCCCACGAGAAACCGAAGTGTTGTCCTGGACCAGCCTGGGCAAGACCTACAACGAAATAGCCCTCCTGACCTCAATGAGCCCGCGTACCGTCAAGTTTCATATGAAGAATATCTTCAGCAAGCTGGACGTCACCAACGGCAAATCGGCGATTCGCAAGGCCCTGAACCTGGGGTACATCCGCGAACAGGCCTGA
- a CDS encoding cytochrome o ubiquinol oxidase subunit III: MSNLVTNAGHAHVDDHGHDDHHHDSGPMTVFGFWLYLMTDCILFASIFAVYAVLVNNVAGGPSGHDIFELPYVLGETALLLFSSITYGFAMLAFYKGSKKGVLSWLALTFLFGLGFIGMEVNEFHLLISEGYGPHRSGFLSAFFTLVGTHGLHVSAGLLWMAVMMYQVNKHGLTNTNKTRLSCLSLFWHFLDVVWICVFTVVYLMGTL; this comes from the coding sequence ATGTCGAACTTAGTGACCAATGCTGGACACGCCCATGTCGATGACCATGGGCACGATGACCATCACCACGACTCGGGGCCAATGACCGTATTCGGTTTCTGGCTCTACCTGATGACCGACTGCATCTTGTTTGCGTCGATCTTCGCGGTGTACGCGGTACTGGTAAACAACGTAGCGGGTGGCCCATCGGGCCACGACATCTTCGAACTGCCTTACGTGCTCGGCGAAACCGCCTTGCTGTTGTTCAGTTCGATCACCTACGGCTTCGCCATGCTGGCCTTCTACAAGGGCAGCAAGAAGGGCGTGCTGAGCTGGTTGGCACTGACCTTCCTGTTCGGCCTGGGCTTTATCGGTATGGAGGTCAACGAGTTCCACCTGCTGATCTCCGAAGGCTACGGCCCGCACCGTTCCGGCTTCCTGTCCGCGTTCTTCACGCTGGTAGGCACCCACGGTCTGCACGTATCTGCCGGCCTGCTGTGGATGGCGGTGATGATGTATCAGGTCAATAAACACGGCCTGACCAACACCAACAAGACTCGCCTGAGCTGCCTGAGCCTGTTCTGGCACTTCCTGGACGTGGTCTGGATCTGCGTCTTCACCGTTGTTTACCTGATGGGGACTCTGTAA
- the queC gene encoding 7-cyano-7-deazaguanine synthase QueC: MSKKAVIVFSGGQDSTTCLIQALPLYDEVHCITFDYGQRHVAEIEVAQKLAKQLGATVHKVMDVSLLNELAISSLTRDNIPVPTVNSSGDSLPSTFVPGRNILFLTLASIYAYQVKAQTVITGVCETDFSGYPDCRDEFVKALNKALELGMEYTLRLDTPLMWLNKAETWALADYHNQLDLVQHQTLTCYNGVLGSGCGNCDACNLRARGLNDYLQNKADVMHSLKQKLQLN, translated from the coding sequence ATGAGTAAAAAAGCCGTTATCGTATTCAGTGGCGGGCAGGACTCTACGACCTGTCTGATCCAGGCACTGCCGCTGTATGACGAAGTGCACTGCATTACCTTCGACTATGGCCAGCGCCATGTGGCAGAAATCGAGGTCGCCCAGAAGCTTGCCAAGCAGTTGGGCGCTACCGTTCACAAAGTCATGGACGTGTCCCTGCTCAACGAGTTGGCCATCAGCAGCCTGACTCGGGACAACATCCCGGTGCCGACCGTGAACAGTTCAGGCGACAGCCTGCCCAGCACCTTTGTGCCGGGGCGCAATATTCTGTTTCTGACCCTGGCGTCGATCTACGCCTATCAGGTAAAGGCGCAAACCGTCATTACCGGGGTGTGCGAAACCGACTTCTCAGGCTATCCCGATTGCCGCGATGAGTTCGTCAAAGCGCTGAACAAGGCGCTTGAACTGGGCATGGAGTACACGCTGCGCCTGGACACGCCGCTGATGTGGCTGAACAAGGCCGAAACCTGGGCCCTGGCGGATTACCATAACCAGTTGGACCTGGTTCAGCACCAGACCCTGACCTGCTACAACGGCGTCCTCGGCAGCGGTTGCGGTAACTGTGATGCGTGCAACTTGCGGGCTCGCGGCCTGAATGACTACCTGCAGAACAAGGCCGATGTGATGCACAGCCTCAAGCAGAAGTTGCAGCTGAACTAA
- a CDS encoding pyridoxal phosphate-dependent aminotransferase, translated as MVSVSRRSLLAIGAALPVLGRLDWAVASPPPAPADKVRLNYNESPYGPSAAAREAMQRGVAISGLYPYGHMYALAGLFAQQQGIAEEQVAVFAGSMAALRYAVLAFTSQTRGLVMATPSYEVPRQAADSWKAPVREVSLNAEHAHDVPAMLAADPQAGMLYLCNPNNPTGTLTPTEAIRQALANKPKGSVLVVDEAYIDFSDAPSCVSWVKDHDDLLVLRTFSKLYGMAGARLGLAIGHPALLERLAVFGGDNVPAASTLLGARASLEDVKLLPHRKALNARLRDETVAWLKARGFACTASHSNCFMIDVKQPAQQVIEKLAAHNVLIGRVWKDWPQWVRVTVGNQHEMQRFREVFAAQVA; from the coding sequence ATGGTCAGCGTAAGTCGTCGGTCCCTTCTCGCCATTGGCGCGGCCCTGCCGGTGCTGGGGCGCCTGGATTGGGCGGTGGCCAGCCCGCCGCCGGCACCCGCTGACAAGGTGCGGCTCAATTACAACGAAAGCCCCTACGGCCCCTCAGCCGCTGCCCGTGAGGCGATGCAGCGTGGGGTGGCCATCTCCGGGCTGTATCCCTATGGCCACATGTATGCCTTGGCTGGGCTTTTTGCCCAGCAGCAGGGCATCGCCGAAGAACAGGTCGCCGTGTTTGCCGGCTCCATGGCAGCGCTGCGCTACGCCGTGCTGGCGTTTACCAGCCAGACACGCGGGCTGGTGATGGCCACGCCGTCCTACGAAGTACCGCGCCAGGCCGCCGACTCATGGAAAGCGCCGGTGCGCGAAGTGAGCCTCAATGCCGAGCATGCGCACGACGTGCCCGCCATGCTTGCCGCCGATCCGCAGGCGGGCATGCTCTACCTGTGCAACCCCAACAACCCTACCGGCACCCTGACGCCAACCGAGGCGATCCGCCAGGCGTTGGCGAACAAGCCCAAAGGCAGCGTGCTGGTGGTGGACGAGGCGTACATCGACTTCTCTGATGCCCCAAGCTGTGTGAGTTGGGTCAAGGACCATGACGATTTGCTGGTGTTGCGCACCTTCTCGAAACTCTACGGCATGGCCGGCGCGCGCCTGGGCTTGGCGATTGGCCACCCGGCGCTGCTGGAACGGCTGGCGGTGTTCGGCGGCGACAACGTGCCAGCAGCCTCCACCTTGCTCGGCGCCCGGGCGAGCCTGGAAGACGTCAAGCTGCTGCCCCATCGCAAGGCGCTAAACGCTCGGTTGCGGGATGAGACCGTGGCGTGGCTGAAGGCGCGGGGGTTTGCCTGCACCGCGTCGCACAGCAACTGCTTCATGATCGACGTGAAACAACCGGCCCAGCAGGTCATCGAAAAGCTCGCAGCACACAATGTGTTGATCGGGCGGGTCTGGAAAGACTGGCCGCAATGGGTACGGGTGACGGTGGGCAATCAGCACGAGATGCAGCGGTTTCGCGAAGTATTTGCGGCGCAGGTGGCCTGA
- a CDS encoding ATP-grasp domain-containing protein yields MKQYVALVDVYSSGNFLPQFFHEAGIGLIHVQSTPELMPSMLGPNLSEFEHNLIFNGNPEDVVRRLREFNVIAVIAGQEPGVPFADYLSEQLQLPSSNGSAGSRARRDKFEMISKVAAAGLLTARQIKSADPAELLAWVQDGQVFPCVIKPLSSASTDGVSICHNVEDVKRACEEVVSNLDIFGLANTEILCQSYLKGPEYIVDTVSRDGQTYVCGIWRYVKREISGGKNIYDRDVLIAPDSAEANVLVDYIVQVLKALGINNGPAHSEVILTEAGPALVEVGARLNGNMEPRFHDISLGGNQAQLTYLAYCDGDAFKGGYAGKRYHKLKEACVINTDTTLQGEVTGFNDAAIHLIEALPSVHKLSVKYKAGKLMKKTVDLLSSPLRVFLVSENQRDIDKDYEQIRQYKDNVYVIR; encoded by the coding sequence ATGAAGCAGTACGTCGCGTTGGTAGATGTCTATTCGAGCGGTAACTTTTTGCCGCAGTTCTTCCATGAGGCGGGCATCGGCCTGATCCATGTGCAGAGCACGCCGGAACTGATGCCGAGCATGCTGGGGCCGAACCTTTCGGAGTTCGAACACAACCTGATTTTCAACGGCAACCCCGAAGACGTCGTGCGTCGCCTGCGTGAGTTCAACGTGATTGCGGTGATCGCCGGCCAGGAACCCGGCGTGCCGTTCGCGGACTACTTGAGCGAACAGCTGCAACTGCCTTCCTCCAACGGCAGTGCCGGTTCCCGGGCACGTCGCGACAAGTTCGAGATGATCAGCAAAGTGGCCGCCGCCGGCCTGCTGACCGCGCGGCAGATCAAGTCCGCCGACCCGGCCGAGCTGCTGGCCTGGGTGCAGGACGGCCAAGTGTTCCCATGCGTGATCAAGCCGCTGAGCTCGGCCTCAACCGACGGCGTGTCGATCTGCCACAACGTCGAGGACGTGAAACGCGCCTGCGAGGAAGTGGTGTCCAACCTGGATATCTTCGGCCTGGCCAATACCGAAATTCTTTGTCAGTCCTACCTCAAGGGCCCGGAGTACATCGTCGATACGGTCAGCCGTGACGGGCAGACCTATGTCTGCGGTATCTGGCGCTATGTGAAGCGCGAGATCAGCGGTGGCAAGAACATCTACGACCGCGACGTGCTGATTGCTCCGGACAGTGCCGAGGCCAACGTGCTGGTGGACTACATCGTGCAAGTGCTCAAGGCGCTGGGAATCAATAACGGCCCGGCCCATTCGGAAGTGATCCTCACCGAGGCCGGCCCTGCGCTGGTGGAAGTCGGCGCACGCTTGAACGGCAACATGGAGCCCAGGTTCCATGACATCAGCCTGGGCGGCAATCAGGCGCAGCTCACCTATCTGGCGTACTGCGACGGTGACGCGTTCAAAGGCGGTTATGCCGGCAAGCGCTACCACAAGCTCAAGGAAGCCTGTGTGATCAACACCGATACCACGCTTCAAGGTGAGGTCACCGGGTTCAACGATGCCGCCATCCACCTGATCGAGGCATTGCCCTCGGTGCATAAACTGAGTGTCAAATACAAGGCTGGCAAGTTGATGAAAAAGACCGTGGACCTGCTCAGCAGCCCGCTGCGCGTGTTCCTGGTATCGGAAAACCAGCGCGATATCGACAAGGACTACGAGCAGATCCGCCAGTACAAAGACAACGTGTACGTGATCCGCTGA
- a CDS encoding aminotransferase class V-fold PLP-dependent enzyme, whose translation MNIVHLNTAGAGLMSSATLNAIQRFTAIEAQMGSYETELAYDELLNVDLYRAAAGLLNAQPADIGFFSSATEAWTSILGKLKFPRGKRVWVSTSEYAANLIFFNYLKLSRDIRVEVIPTTATSPLDLEWVRRHLDDDVFLVSVSHLPSCCGVINPVEALGALLKESNTLYVVDACQSLGQLPLDVRDIHCDLLTGAGRKFLCGPRGSGIAYVSPRLLSQLTLNFADLHAASTDGQVNRIEVSGARVLEIAEKSFSALVGLHTALSEYTQVAAKVSTEPYALLAQELRRLPQLTLLCDQFQQTGIVSFVPHNLSAKAFVGQARELGLNLWAGTAAHTPLLLKDLGATHFVRASVGRHVTQAQVEQALVTLRALIAQ comes from the coding sequence ATGAATATCGTGCATTTGAACACTGCCGGTGCCGGCCTGATGTCATCGGCCACCCTGAACGCGATCCAGCGCTTCACGGCCATCGAGGCCCAGATGGGCAGTTATGAGACCGAGCTGGCCTACGACGAGTTGCTCAACGTCGACCTGTATCGGGCGGCAGCCGGGCTCTTGAATGCACAGCCCGCGGACATCGGTTTTTTCAGCAGTGCCACCGAAGCCTGGACCAGCATCCTCGGCAAACTGAAATTTCCCCGTGGTAAGCGCGTGTGGGTGTCGACCTCGGAGTACGCCGCAAACCTGATCTTCTTCAACTACCTCAAGCTGTCGCGCGATATTCGCGTTGAAGTGATCCCGACCACCGCCACCAGCCCGCTGGACCTGGAATGGGTGCGGCGTCATCTGGACGACGATGTGTTCCTGGTCAGTGTGTCGCACTTGCCGTCGTGCTGCGGCGTGATCAACCCGGTGGAAGCCCTGGGCGCGCTGCTCAAAGAGTCGAACACGCTGTATGTGGTGGATGCGTGCCAGTCGCTGGGGCAACTGCCGCTGGACGTGCGGGATATCCATTGTGATTTGCTCACCGGCGCGGGCCGCAAGTTTCTCTGTGGGCCACGCGGCAGTGGGATCGCCTACGTGTCGCCACGCCTGCTCAGCCAGTTGACGTTGAATTTCGCTGACTTGCACGCGGCCAGCACGGATGGCCAGGTCAATCGGATCGAGGTGTCCGGGGCTCGGGTGCTGGAGATTGCAGAAAAGAGCTTTTCAGCGTTGGTGGGGTTGCACACCGCGTTGAGTGAATACACGCAGGTGGCAGCAAAGGTGAGCACCGAACCCTACGCGCTGCTGGCACAGGAGCTACGGCGCCTGCCGCAGTTGACGCTGCTGTGTGATCAGTTCCAGCAGACCGGGATTGTCTCGTTCGTGCCGCACAACCTGTCGGCCAAGGCGTTTGTCGGCCAGGCCCGCGAGCTGGGGCTCAACCTGTGGGCGGGCACTGCCGCCCATACGCCGCTGCTGTTGAAGGACCTCGGCGCGACGCATTTCGTGCGCGCCTCGGTGGGCCGACATGTCACCCAGGCCCAGGTTGAGCAGGCCCTGGTGACCTTGCGCGCACTTATTGCGCAGTGA
- a CDS encoding fatty acid desaturase family protein, whose translation MLVDKNKEPAGEYAAGISRETFGMLKHLCKKDNYHWAIALGKDYAIIAFAIYLSLGISYWFYPVSLFLIGTTQRALANVLHESAHKMLAKNRVINWVSGTFLSGYLIFHLHQSYSTSHIKNHHVHLGDPEKDPDYAFHLQCGLYDVQQSEREFFLKNVLLALSGYRTVQYIRYIIKDRVKAQGADKTIRNERIMLWAYWAVIFAVAAWFGVVAQLLLFWLVPLFTTAVAVGWIIELAEHYPLPAAETEKLLLTRNRKGNALENFFFGRHDDNYHLVHHLHPAIPHWNMRKAHELLMSHPEYARWDNLWAGIFTRDRHGRHKETMLSYAAKFRAHKIANHTDDSSFARRMLNQAYGV comes from the coding sequence ATGCTGGTCGATAAAAACAAAGAACCTGCTGGCGAATACGCCGCGGGCATTTCCCGTGAAACCTTTGGAATGCTCAAGCACCTGTGCAAAAAAGATAACTATCACTGGGCCATCGCGTTGGGTAAGGATTACGCAATCATTGCCTTTGCCATCTACCTCTCCTTGGGCATCAGCTACTGGTTCTACCCGGTTTCGCTGTTTCTGATCGGCACCACGCAACGCGCCCTGGCGAATGTGCTGCACGAGTCAGCGCACAAGATGCTGGCCAAGAACCGCGTTATCAATTGGGTCTCCGGCACGTTTCTCTCAGGCTACCTGATCTTCCACCTGCATCAGTCCTACAGCACGTCGCACATCAAGAACCACCACGTGCACCTGGGCGATCCGGAAAAAGACCCTGACTACGCCTTCCACTTGCAGTGCGGCCTGTACGACGTCCAGCAAAGTGAACGTGAGTTCTTCCTCAAGAACGTCTTGCTGGCGCTGTCCGGCTACCGGACCGTGCAGTACATCCGGTACATCATCAAAGACCGCGTCAAAGCCCAGGGTGCGGATAAAACCATCCGCAACGAACGCATCATGCTGTGGGCTTACTGGGCGGTAATCTTCGCCGTCGCCGCCTGGTTCGGGGTGGTCGCGCAACTGTTGCTGTTCTGGCTGGTGCCGCTGTTCACCACCGCCGTGGCCGTGGGCTGGATCATCGAGTTGGCCGAGCATTACCCATTGCCGGCTGCTGAGACCGAGAAGCTGCTGCTCACCCGCAATCGCAAGGGCAACGCCCTGGAGAACTTCTTCTTCGGCCGCCATGACGACAACTACCACCTCGTGCACCACCTGCACCCGGCCATTCCTCACTGGAACATGCGCAAGGCTCATGAGCTGCTGATGTCGCACCCGGAGTACGCGCGTTGGGACAACCTGTGGGCGGGGATCTTTACCCGTGACCGCCATGGCCGCCACAAGGAAACCATGCTCAGTTACGCGGCCAAGTTTCGCGCGCACAAGATTGCCAACCACACCGATGATTCGAGCTTCGCACGTCGGATGCTGAACCAGGCCTACGGGGTTTAA